A genome region from Glycine max cultivar Williams 82 chromosome 5, Glycine_max_v4.0, whole genome shotgun sequence includes the following:
- the LOC113001676 gene encoding probable disease resistance protein At1g51480, with translation MRDNLFDLTVMAIVTEKPDMKQIQGVLAWEQVRFKFGEEIVIERAKLLSERIKKQKRILFFLDDLSAGIDLDRVGIPFGTDHTGFKIVLFSGCPEVFFNQMNTAMNYFT, from the coding sequence ATGAGAGATAACTTGTTTGATCTTACTGTGATGGCAATTGTTACAGAAAAGCCAGACATGAAGCAGATTCAGGGAGTGCTAGCTTGGGAACAAGTTAGATTTAAATTTGGTGAGGAGATTGTGATTGAAAGAGCTAAACTTCTGAGTGAAAGGATAAAGAAACAGAAGAGGATCCTTTTCTTCCTTGATGATCTTTCTGCTGGAATTGACTTGGACAGAGTAGGAATCCCATTTGGAACTGACCATACGGGTTTCAAAATAGTTTTGTTCTCGGGGTGTCCAGAGGTATTCTTCAACCAAATGAACACTGCAATGAATTATTTCACGTGA
- the LOC100796929 gene encoding putative fasciclin-like arabinogalactan protein 12 precursor has product MKQTLFFSFLLLTTIFSITTLAQSPAAAPKAPAKPAPATPAPAPAKPLVPSLPQSPSSGVDSSGSQDIVKILRKAKSFNTLIRLLKTTQIINQVNAQLVTSKNGGLTILAPDDGAFSELKAGYFNSLGDRQQKALIQYHVLPVYVSSSNFDALSNPVLTLASDSPTGYQLNVTAYGNSVNISTGVVNATLTGIVYTDKTLAIYHVDKVLIPLDFSKPKPIAPAPAVAKAPKADKENASAEDDDQAQAAKDSSGAMSLVSTQGTTLVSFGVALLAAAATMSS; this is encoded by the coding sequence ATGAAGCAAactctcttcttctccttccttcTACTCACCACCATTTTCTCAATCACCACTTTAGCTCAGTCACCAGCTGCAGCCCCTAAAGCCCCAGCAAAACCTGCCCCTGCCACACCGGCTCCAGCGCCGGCAAAACCTTTAGTCCCTTCATTACCCCAGTCACCATCTTCAGGTGTTGATTCTTCTGGAAGCCAAGACATTGTGAAGATCCTAAGGAAGGCCAAGTCATTCAACACTCTAATCCGGTTGCTGAAAACAACCCAAATCATCAACCAAGTGAATGCACAACTTGTGACCTCGAAAAACGGAGGCTTAACCATCCTTGCACCAGATGATGGAGCATTTTCAGAACTGAAAGCAGGGTACTTCAACTCCCTGGGAGACCGGCAACAAAAGGCACTGATTCAGTATCATGTTCTTCCCGTTTATGTGTCCAGCTCCAACTTTGATGCTCTGAGCAACCCTGTGCTCACATTGGCCAGTGACAGCCCCACAGGGTATCAGTTAAACGTGACAGCGTATGGTAACAGTGTAAACATTTCAACTGGGGTGGTGAATGCCACACTCACAGGCATTGTGTACACTGATAAGACACTTGCCATATATCATGTGGACAAGGTGCTCATTCCTTTGGACTTCTCTAAGCCTAAGCCTATAGCTCCAGCACCCGCTGTGGCTAAAGCTCCTAAAGCTGATAAGGAGAACGCTTCAGCAGAAGATGATGACCAGGCTCAGGCAGCCAAGGACAGTTCTGGTGCCATGAGTTTGGTTAGTACTCAAGGGACAACCTTGGTGTCCTTTGGAGTTGCTCTTCTTGCAGCAGCAGCTACAATGTCGAGTTGA
- the LOC100812914 gene encoding fasciclin-like arabinogalactan protein 11: protein MRIMQESQSFIIPTTILLLALCYTTSGQLSPIQPPTTSPSLPSPPLSQPSPPSPALHSPPATAPAPGFNTVPLVPVTPSGAPTPTTIIPKGPTIDIVQILRKAKRFSVLTRLLKTTQLINQLNSQLVTSSSGGLTLFAPEDSAFSKLKAGFLNSLTDRQKVELLQFHTLSSVISISNFDTLTNPVQTQAGDDPQRLQLNVTTYGGSQVSMATGAVNASVTGTVYSDNKLAIYQVDKVLLPLDLVLPSKAPAPSPALARKGLPKADKGNSTAADDGTVDGNDDSDGKALPAGVSAGCTMKWVNNVVVVGVVGLVGGVLM, encoded by the coding sequence ATGAGGATCATGCAAGAATCTCAATCTTTCATTATTCCCACCACAATTCTACTACTAGCACTATGCTACACCACTTCAGGCCAACTCTCACCAATTCAACCCCCCACAACATCACCATCACTCCCATCACCACCACTATCCCAACCCTCCCCGCCGTCTCCGGCACTCCACTCCCCGCCGGCAACCGCGCCGGCGCCGGGGTTCAACACTGTCCCTCTTGTCCCAGTAACCCCAAGTGGGGCCCCCACACCCACCACCATCATCCCTAAGGGCCCCACCATTGACATAGTCCAAATCCTAAGAAAAGCCAAAAGGTTCTCAGTCCTCACTCGCCTTCTCAAAACCACACAACTCATAAACCAACTCAACTCACAGCTCGTAACTTCAAGCTCAGGAGGGTTAACCCTATTTGCACCCGAAGACAGTGCCTTCTCCAAACTCAAAGCAGGGTTCCTCAACTCCCTCACTGATAGACAGAAGGTGGAGCTCTTACAGTTCCACACTCTCTCTTCCGTCATTTCCATCTCAAACTTTGATACCCTCACGAACCCGGTTCAGACGCAGGCCGGTGATGACCCTCAGAGGCTGCAACTTAACGTCACCACTTACGGCGGCAGCCAGGTCAGCATGGCCACCGGCGCCGTCAACGCCTCCGTCACCGGCACCGTTTACTCCGACAACAAGTTGGCCATATACCAGGTGGACAAGGTGCTTCTCCCTCTTGACCTAGTGCTTCCCAGCAAGGCGCCGGCGCCGTCACCGGCGTTGGCGAGAAAGGGTTTGCCGAAGGCTGATAAAGGGAATTCCACGGCGGCGGACGATGGCACTGTTGACGGCAACGATGACAGCGACGGGAAGGCCTTGCCGGCGGGTGTTTCTGCAGGGTGTACGATGAAGTGGGTGAATAACGTTGTTGTTGTAGGAGTGGTGGGTTTGGTGGGTGGTGTTTTGATGTAA